In Amycolatopsis jiangsuensis, the following proteins share a genomic window:
- a CDS encoding ABC transporter permease, which produces MNAAIGFGPALVAVLVVLALAGTAVVRYGRLGQGRAVLVAAVRAVAQLALVSLVITVILRSDWLTGLFVLAMFSIATGTSATRIGVPRQAGWIALALASGVVPVLALVLGSGVVPARPIALVPVAGIVIGGTMTATSQAARRALDELATRHGEYEAALALGFLPRQAALEICRPSAGQALIPALDQTRTVGLVTLPGAYVGVLLGGASPLQAGTTQVLVLLGLLAAESIAVLVTVQLVADGRIRRTAAQPSGAAR; this is translated from the coding sequence GTGAACGCAGCGATCGGATTCGGGCCGGCTTTGGTGGCGGTGCTGGTGGTGCTCGCGCTCGCCGGGACCGCAGTGGTCCGCTACGGCAGGCTCGGGCAGGGCCGCGCCGTGCTCGTGGCCGCGGTCCGGGCGGTCGCGCAGCTCGCGCTCGTCTCGCTGGTGATCACCGTGATCCTGCGTTCGGACTGGCTGACGGGACTGTTCGTGCTCGCCATGTTCTCCATCGCGACCGGGACGTCCGCCACGCGGATCGGGGTCCCGCGCCAGGCCGGCTGGATCGCGCTCGCGCTGGCCTCGGGGGTGGTGCCGGTGCTGGCGCTGGTGCTGGGTTCGGGGGTCGTGCCCGCGCGTCCGATCGCGCTCGTACCGGTTGCCGGGATCGTCATCGGCGGCACGATGACCGCCACTTCCCAGGCCGCCCGCCGGGCGCTCGACGAACTGGCGACCCGGCACGGCGAGTACGAGGCCGCGCTGGCACTCGGTTTCCTGCCCCGGCAGGCAGCGCTGGAGATCTGCCGCCCCTCGGCCGGGCAGGCCCTGATCCCGGCGCTCGACCAGACCCGCACGGTCGGGCTGGTGACGCTTCCCGGCGCGTACGTCGGGGTGCTGCTCGGCGGGGCGAGCCCGCTGCAGGCCGGGACGACGCAGGTGCTGGTGCTGCTCGGGCTGCTGGCGGCCGAATCGATCGCCGTGCTGGTGACCGTGCAGCTCGTCGCGGACGGCCGGATCCGCCGGACGGCGGCTCAGCCCAGCGGCGCGGCCAGATGA
- a CDS encoding DNA-binding protein: MSVALENVLARAGLKADANAFLTLVEDAARRLSPPNPDPAHYFSPDQVAALGDVGLDLSPGAEGEPDFRARTVAAHAVLADSALSVVQAAELLNVDDSRIRHRLKAGRLTGWKDQGWRLPAWQFTGSGVLPGLEFVLRAIPEDQPALVVAAFMNTPQSDLVINDRPATPRQWLLAGGDPDPLAQLVATLGSPF; this comes from the coding sequence ATGTCAGTCGCGCTGGAGAACGTCCTCGCCAGAGCCGGCCTCAAGGCCGATGCGAACGCCTTCCTCACGCTCGTGGAGGACGCTGCCCGCCGGTTGTCCCCACCGAATCCCGACCCCGCGCACTACTTCTCCCCCGACCAGGTCGCCGCGCTCGGCGACGTCGGGCTCGATCTGAGCCCCGGCGCCGAAGGGGAACCGGACTTCCGCGCGCGTACGGTCGCCGCGCACGCCGTGCTGGCCGATTCCGCGCTGTCGGTCGTACAGGCCGCGGAGCTGCTGAACGTCGACGACAGCCGGATCCGGCACCGGCTCAAGGCGGGCAGGCTCACCGGCTGGAAGGACCAGGGCTGGCGGCTGCCCGCCTGGCAGTTCACCGGCTCCGGCGTACTGCCCGGCCTGGAGTTCGTGCTGCGCGCGATCCCCGAGGACCAGCCGGCGCTCGTCGTGGCCGCGTTCATGAACACCCCGCAGTCGGACCTGGTGATCAACGACCGGCCGGCCACGCCGCGGCAGTGGCTGCTCGCCGGCGGCGACCCGGACCCACTGGCCCAGCTGGTCGCCACGCTCGGCTCGCCGTTCTAG
- a CDS encoding LacI family DNA-binding transcriptional regulator yields MATISDVAARAGVSTATVSRTLNGKSTVDPELAARVVAAAQELGYHPNGLARNLRRQETAVLALIISDVENPFFTALARGVEDLAQMSGYSVVLCNSDENTDKERRYLEVALQERVAGVVLSPTGPATDVGMLRRLDTPVVAVDRPLAGTDGDQVLVDSRRAARDATRHLVAGGYRRVGCLSGPAGVRTADDRLTGYLDAVGAENALYRRARYRAEGARLAAGELLDLPVPPEALLIANSTMAIGVLEALAARDLRPGRDVGLVSFDDAPWATLIDPPLTVVAQPAYEIGRVAAELLLARIADGTRPAVTKTLDARLIERQSSHR; encoded by the coding sequence GTGGCCACCATCAGCGATGTCGCCGCCCGGGCGGGGGTCTCCACGGCGACCGTGTCCCGCACCCTGAACGGCAAGTCCACTGTGGACCCGGAACTCGCCGCGCGGGTGGTCGCCGCGGCGCAGGAGCTCGGGTATCACCCCAACGGGCTGGCCCGGAACCTGCGCCGCCAGGAGACCGCGGTGCTCGCCCTGATCATCTCCGACGTGGAGAACCCGTTCTTCACCGCACTCGCCCGCGGCGTCGAGGACCTGGCGCAGATGTCGGGATACTCGGTGGTGTTGTGCAATTCGGACGAGAACACGGACAAGGAGCGCCGTTACCTCGAGGTCGCACTGCAGGAGCGGGTCGCGGGCGTGGTGCTCTCCCCCACCGGCCCGGCCACGGACGTGGGGATGCTGCGCCGGCTGGACACTCCGGTGGTGGCGGTCGACCGGCCGCTCGCCGGCACCGACGGCGACCAGGTCCTGGTCGACAGCCGCCGTGCCGCCCGGGACGCGACCCGGCACCTGGTCGCCGGCGGGTACCGCAGGGTCGGCTGCCTCAGCGGACCGGCCGGGGTGCGCACGGCCGACGACCGGCTGACCGGCTACCTGGACGCGGTCGGCGCGGAGAACGCGCTCTACCGGCGTGCCCGGTACCGGGCCGAGGGCGCCCGACTGGCGGCCGGCGAGCTCCTGGACCTGCCCGTCCCGCCGGAGGCCCTGCTCATCGCGAACAGCACGATGGCGATCGGCGTCCTGGAGGCCCTGGCCGCGAGAGACCTCCGTCCGGGCCGCGACGTGGGCCTGGTCTCCTTCGACGACGCCCCGTGGGCCACGCTGATCGATCCACCGCTGACCGTGGTGGCCCAGCCCGCGTACGAAATCGGCCGCGTCGCCGCGGAACTCCTGCTCGCCCGCATCGCCGACGGCACCCGCCCCGCGGTCACGAAGACACTCGACGCCCGCCTCATCGAACGCCAAAGCTCCCACCGCTGA
- a CDS encoding MmpS family transport accessory protein, with translation MGVPGTDRSTADRGRAGRLRPLGSVVVVLGVAVVAAVVAWYAIPATGTGPATRTGQAARSEGAADPAEGSRLPGADGQPGSAGDGTRPGTDDATSAAGRTGTDGGTGTDGRAGAAGQNGATGQNGTAGQNDAAGQNGAPGENGAPGQSGSTGPDQPAGPGGAPAAGQDRTLVVVYELTGSGGGRNLTYIGAGGALEQQAEVDAPWSMTVLRTAPAGVPLFSSLVAQNTGTGELACRIRVNGAVVARQSVTGTGTLLSCFA, from the coding sequence ATGGGTGTTCCTGGCACGGACCGGTCCACGGCGGACCGGGGGAGAGCGGGCCGGCTGCGGCCGCTCGGCAGCGTGGTGGTCGTGCTCGGCGTGGCCGTGGTCGCCGCCGTGGTCGCCTGGTACGCCATCCCCGCCACCGGCACCGGGCCGGCCACGCGGACCGGGCAGGCCGCGCGCAGCGAAGGCGCCGCGGACCCGGCGGAGGGAAGCCGGCTTCCGGGCGCGGACGGGCAGCCCGGCTCCGCAGGCGATGGCACCCGGCCCGGCACGGACGACGCGACGAGCGCGGCAGGCCGTACCGGCACGGACGGCGGCACAGGCACGGATGGCCGAGCCGGCGCGGCGGGGCAGAACGGTGCGACAGGACAGAACGGCACGGCGGGCCAGAACGACGCAGCAGGACAGAACGGCGCACCAGGGGAAAATGGTGCGCCGGGGCAGAGCGGCTCCACCGGGCCGGATCAGCCGGCAGGCCCGGGCGGTGCCCCCGCGGCGGGCCAGGACCGGACTCTCGTCGTCGTGTACGAGCTGACCGGGTCCGGAGGCGGGCGCAACCTCACCTACATCGGGGCGGGCGGCGCTCTCGAGCAGCAGGCCGAAGTCGATGCGCCGTGGTCGATGACTGTGCTGCGGACCGCGCCCGCCGGCGTGCCGCTGTTCTCCAGCCTGGTCGCGCAGAACACCGGGACGGGTGAGCTGGCCTGCCGCATCCGGGTGAACGGCGCTGTGGTGGCGCGGCAGTCCGTGACCGGGACGGGCACCCTGCTCAGCTGTTTCGCCTGA
- a CDS encoding helix-turn-helix domain-containing protein, translating to MYQETPAPQALRSVVRCLWRSVQHVPKRIVPDGCVDLVAGGEEVFVAGPDTAAWISEVAPDTQLRGLRLRPGAAAAVLGVAADELRDQRVPLARLWNASCAEEILDGRALADVVRRRPAATDTAVDRMLTHLARAPARIGAGPSGLGERQLRRRFTLAVGYGPATYLRVLRLQRAIALAPASADLAALATAAGYADQSHLSRECRSLTGLPPRTYFS from the coding sequence GTGTATCAGGAGACCCCGGCACCGCAGGCGTTGCGCTCCGTCGTGCGCTGCCTCTGGCGTTCGGTCCAGCACGTCCCGAAGCGGATCGTGCCCGACGGCTGCGTCGACCTGGTCGCCGGCGGCGAGGAGGTCTTCGTGGCCGGGCCGGACACCGCGGCGTGGATTTCCGAGGTCGCCCCGGACACGCAGCTACGCGGGCTCCGGCTGCGGCCGGGGGCGGCGGCCGCGGTACTCGGCGTCGCCGCCGACGAGCTGCGCGACCAGCGCGTCCCGCTGGCGCGGCTGTGGAACGCCTCGTGCGCCGAGGAAATCCTCGACGGACGTGCGCTCGCCGACGTCGTGCGGCGCCGGCCCGCCGCGACCGACACGGCCGTCGACCGGATGCTCACCCACCTGGCCCGGGCACCGGCGCGGATCGGCGCCGGTCCGTCCGGGCTCGGCGAACGGCAGCTGCGCCGCAGGTTCACCCTCGCCGTCGGCTACGGACCGGCCACCTACCTGCGCGTGCTCCGCCTCCAGCGGGCGATCGCGCTGGCCCCCGCCAGTGCGGACCTCGCCGCTCTCGCGACCGCCGCCGGCTACGCGGACCAGTCCCACCTTTCCCGGGAATGCCGCTCCCTCACCGGGCTGCCACCACGCACCTACTTCTCCTGA
- a CDS encoding TerC family protein: protein MTVPVWLWFATVGGLLALIALDLVIVDRKPHEVTTGEAARWVVFYIACAVLFGAGVWFFAGHDPGVEFFTGYITEYSLSVDNLFIFMIIMASFKVPVIHQHRVLLVGILLALAMRSVFIAVGAALINQFVWVFFLFGAVLIWTAISMVRGKDEGEEYQENAVTRWVRKLFPVTDDYHGHKYLVRHQGKRMITPMLLVIVAIGSADLLFAVDSIPAIFGITQDAFLVFTANAFALMGLRQLYFLLGGLVNKLVYLSYGLAVILAFIGAKLVLHALHEYHAAPDWLDINNWVSLGVIVVVLTVTTVASLSKARRDERAAAEAK from the coding sequence ATGACCGTTCCCGTGTGGCTGTGGTTCGCCACGGTCGGTGGACTGCTCGCCCTGATCGCCCTCGACCTCGTGATCGTCGACCGCAAGCCGCACGAGGTCACCACCGGTGAGGCCGCGCGGTGGGTGGTCTTCTACATCGCGTGCGCGGTGCTGTTCGGGGCCGGCGTCTGGTTCTTCGCCGGGCACGACCCGGGTGTCGAGTTCTTCACCGGATACATCACCGAGTACTCGCTGAGCGTCGACAACCTGTTCATCTTCATGATCATCATGGCCTCGTTCAAGGTGCCGGTGATCCACCAGCACCGGGTGCTGCTGGTCGGGATCCTGCTCGCGCTGGCGATGCGCAGCGTGTTCATCGCGGTCGGCGCGGCGTTGATCAACCAGTTCGTGTGGGTCTTCTTCCTGTTCGGTGCGGTGCTGATCTGGACCGCGATCAGCATGGTGCGCGGCAAGGACGAAGGCGAGGAGTACCAGGAGAACGCGGTCACCCGCTGGGTGCGCAAGCTGTTCCCGGTCACCGACGACTACCACGGGCACAAGTACCTGGTGCGCCACCAGGGCAAGCGGATGATCACGCCGATGCTCCTGGTGATCGTCGCGATCGGCTCGGCCGACCTGCTCTTCGCGGTGGACTCGATCCCGGCGATCTTCGGCATCACCCAGGACGCCTTCCTGGTGTTCACCGCCAACGCGTTCGCGCTGATGGGCCTGCGGCAGCTGTACTTCCTGCTCGGCGGGCTGGTGAACAAACTGGTGTACCTCAGCTACGGCCTCGCGGTGATCCTCGCCTTCATCGGCGCGAAGCTGGTGCTGCACGCACTGCACGAGTACCACGCCGCGCCGGACTGGCTCGACATCAACAACTGGGTGTCCCTCGGCGTGATCGTGGTCGTGCTGACCGTGACCACGGTGGCGAGCCTGTCCAAGGCCCGCCGCGACGAGCGGGCGGCGGCCGAGGCGAAATAG
- a CDS encoding recombinase family protein, with protein sequence MSPLDSSPLPVCDLLRVSKDRFGRERSPEDQHELNQRTSERENWTIVETYRDVGSASRTARKPRKGFERLIADLKAGTFAGRILMTFENSRGSRQEREWLELIELAEARGVKFWIEVRGRLMDPSDPHDRRDLIHAAADAPYETGLSSVRIRRGTQSAFANGLPHAQIPYGFRRRYNERTGELIEQEHHPDEAPIVAELFERFAAGGSIYSVAQDFKTRGIVKRSGGPFSQSHLRSMLTLAAYAGRRRHDPEWRARSRPGDGVQYSPAAWEPIVNPDVFDQVQRILRDPQRKKWRPGAAKHWLSYIAKCGACGDGLRVKTGRKGELRYACGEPTGCVSIVSADLDVFTEKLLLHWLADPDCYCVLNQAGDAAGAELARVRADLLAAIDRRDELSGRVAREEPGFTLEFVAPIAAANQERIAKLRQQEKNLQPSVLDGVIEPGPDVAKRWAVLPLENRRLVARRLLVPEYIGELQVKKIGRGRRDVPVKDRVRLVRQEK encoded by the coding sequence ATGTCCCCGCTGGATTCAAGCCCGCTACCGGTCTGTGACCTGCTGCGCGTCTCGAAAGACCGCTTCGGGCGGGAGCGGTCGCCAGAGGATCAGCACGAGCTCAACCAGCGTACGTCCGAGCGCGAGAACTGGACCATCGTCGAGACCTACCGGGACGTCGGCAGCGCGTCCCGTACTGCTCGGAAGCCGCGCAAGGGCTTCGAGCGCCTGATCGCGGATCTCAAGGCCGGCACTTTCGCGGGCCGCATCCTGATGACGTTCGAGAACAGCCGCGGGTCGAGGCAAGAGCGCGAGTGGCTGGAGCTGATCGAGCTTGCTGAAGCGCGTGGGGTGAAGTTCTGGATCGAGGTCCGCGGGCGGCTGATGGACCCAAGCGATCCGCACGACCGGCGGGACCTCATCCACGCAGCTGCGGACGCCCCATACGAGACGGGACTATCGTCCGTGCGGATCCGTCGTGGCACGCAGAGCGCGTTCGCGAACGGCCTGCCGCACGCCCAGATCCCGTATGGCTTCCGACGCCGCTACAACGAGCGCACCGGTGAACTGATCGAGCAGGAGCACCATCCCGACGAGGCACCCATCGTCGCCGAGCTCTTCGAGCGATTCGCGGCAGGCGGCTCGATCTACTCGGTCGCCCAAGACTTCAAGACGCGTGGGATCGTGAAACGCAGTGGCGGCCCGTTCAGCCAATCGCACCTCCGATCGATGTTGACGCTTGCCGCCTACGCTGGCCGGCGAAGACACGATCCGGAGTGGCGCGCACGATCGCGGCCGGGCGACGGTGTCCAGTACTCGCCTGCTGCGTGGGAGCCGATCGTCAATCCGGACGTGTTCGACCAGGTGCAGAGGATCCTCCGAGATCCGCAGCGGAAGAAGTGGCGCCCGGGTGCGGCGAAGCATTGGCTCAGCTACATCGCGAAGTGCGGCGCATGCGGAGACGGTTTACGCGTGAAGACGGGTCGGAAGGGCGAGCTCCGCTACGCGTGCGGAGAGCCGACCGGATGCGTCAGCATCGTCAGCGCCGATCTTGATGTTTTCACGGAAAAGCTGCTGCTGCACTGGCTCGCCGACCCTGACTGCTACTGCGTGCTGAACCAGGCCGGTGACGCCGCGGGTGCTGAGTTGGCGCGGGTGCGCGCTGATCTGCTCGCAGCCATCGACCGGCGCGACGAGCTGTCCGGCCGTGTGGCGCGGGAAGAGCCGGGGTTCACGCTTGAATTCGTTGCACCGATCGCGGCCGCCAACCAGGAGCGAATCGCCAAGTTGCGCCAGCAGGAGAAGAACCTGCAGCCGTCGGTCCTCGACGGCGTGATCGAGCCGGGCCCGGATGTTGCGAAGCGGTGGGCCGTGCTGCCGCTGGAGAATCGGCGGCTGGTGGCGCGACGATTGCTCGTGCCGGAGTACATCGGCGAGCTGCAGGTGAAAAAGATCGGCCGGGGGCGCCGGGACGTACCGGTGAAGGATCGCGTGCGACTGGTGCGTCAGGAGAAGTGA
- a CDS encoding RES family NAD+ phosphorylase, which produces MARLPLPPARSVLLKELDRDHDVVAIQPETRLVRIFTAHGNHPQQWNTFRFTGPLPHGRFDQQPPGRGGQPVTDPANGVLYFGLTVRTSIAEVFQTTSTVDRTTRGPRLVVVRPVRTLRMLDLSGLWPTRVGASQEISSGPKKITQAWARAIRTAMPELDGLWYRSSMDSGGPAVCLWDPPAGAALPIAPDVLLPLDHPGLDVPLGRVCEELNYTLLS; this is translated from the coding sequence ATGGCCCGGCTCCCCCTGCCACCGGCGCGGTCCGTACTGCTCAAGGAGCTGGACCGCGACCACGACGTGGTGGCCATCCAGCCCGAGACCAGGCTGGTCCGCATCTTCACCGCACACGGCAATCACCCGCAGCAATGGAACACGTTCCGCTTCACCGGCCCGCTCCCGCACGGACGGTTCGACCAGCAACCGCCCGGACGCGGCGGACAGCCGGTCACCGATCCGGCCAACGGCGTGCTGTACTTCGGGCTGACCGTCCGCACCAGTATCGCCGAGGTCTTCCAGACCACCTCCACCGTCGACCGCACCACACGCGGGCCGCGGCTGGTCGTCGTGCGCCCCGTCCGGACACTGCGGATGCTCGACCTCAGCGGCCTGTGGCCGACCCGGGTCGGTGCCTCGCAGGAGATCTCCAGCGGCCCGAAGAAAATCACCCAGGCCTGGGCGCGCGCGATCCGCACCGCGATGCCCGAGCTGGACGGCCTCTGGTACCGCTCGTCGATGGACTCCGGCGGCCCCGCGGTGTGCCTGTGGGACCCGCCCGCCGGCGCGGCGCTGCCGATCGCCCCGGACGTCCTGCTGCCGCTGGACCATCCGGGGCTCGACGTGCCGCTCGGCCGGGTGTGCGAGGAGCTGAACTACACGCTGCTCAGCTGA
- a CDS encoding S9 family peptidase: MRPADIEALVVPGTLALRGDLLLTAVSRPDLEADRTDATLHRVSLSGAGNTFWTYGPRDSAPAISPDGRWVAFLRAGEGTGAEGSPQVYVMPAEGGEARKLTSFPLGAEGPVWAPDSRRLACTARMPEGGRYGTEDAEGRTPEPAAEAPRRITRLDYRIDNTGFLRDRPQRLFVLDTAEDVEPQPLSPVDYDVHDPAWTPDGERLVVVVPQEFDRVETLSCDLVTFPAGGGAPEVVASCPGDAGHPVFGPDGTLYFVGTSYADGVVVACNTGLYAVVADAEPRRLTDVETVDVEAGAGAPIPLEDEVLVAVRNRGAVELCAVPVSAKSAKLDSLRVLHGGQVSVHGFAEDGGTVVAVVATTETAGEVVLLGEAGPRVLTDYAKTVRERGLCRVEELNTTAGDGYSVHGWLVLPQGEGPHPVLRVVHGGPFTQQGWAVFDEAQVYASAGYAVVLGNPRGSAGYGQAHGRAIVRDMGTVDVDDVLALLDKALERPDIDSSRAGVMGGSYGGFMTSWLAAKHPERFRAAWSERAVNAWDSFAGSSDIGYFFAEAYVGTDPEEQRRRSPLSYAADVRIPFAVVHSEQDWRCPLEQAQRMFVALRRAGADAEFLLFPGEGHELTRSGRPRHRVQRLAAVLDWWARHLS; the protein is encoded by the coding sequence ATGCGTCCTGCCGACATCGAAGCCCTCGTCGTCCCCGGTACCCTCGCGCTGCGCGGTGACCTGCTGCTCACTGCGGTGAGCAGGCCCGATCTCGAGGCCGACCGCACCGATGCCACCCTGCACCGGGTCTCGCTCTCCGGCGCGGGCAACACGTTCTGGACGTACGGCCCGCGTGACTCGGCGCCGGCGATCTCGCCGGACGGGCGATGGGTCGCGTTCCTGCGCGCGGGCGAGGGCACCGGTGCCGAGGGCAGCCCGCAGGTGTACGTGATGCCCGCGGAGGGCGGCGAAGCACGCAAGCTGACGTCGTTCCCGCTCGGCGCGGAAGGACCGGTGTGGGCGCCGGACTCGCGGCGGCTCGCCTGCACCGCCCGGATGCCGGAGGGCGGCCGGTACGGCACCGAGGACGCCGAGGGCCGGACACCGGAACCGGCCGCGGAGGCGCCCCGGCGGATCACGCGCCTGGACTACCGGATCGACAACACCGGCTTTCTGCGCGACCGGCCCCAGCGACTGTTCGTGCTCGACACCGCCGAGGACGTCGAGCCGCAGCCGTTGTCGCCGGTGGACTACGACGTCCACGATCCGGCCTGGACCCCGGACGGCGAACGCCTCGTGGTGGTCGTGCCGCAGGAGTTCGACCGGGTCGAGACGCTGTCGTGCGACCTGGTGACCTTCCCGGCCGGCGGGGGCGCGCCCGAGGTGGTGGCGTCCTGCCCCGGCGATGCCGGACATCCGGTGTTCGGCCCGGACGGCACCCTCTACTTCGTGGGGACGTCGTACGCGGACGGCGTCGTGGTCGCGTGCAACACCGGGCTCTACGCGGTGGTCGCGGACGCGGAGCCGCGGCGGCTCACCGATGTGGAGACTGTCGACGTCGAAGCCGGCGCCGGGGCACCGATCCCGCTCGAAGACGAGGTGCTCGTAGCGGTGCGCAACCGTGGCGCTGTGGAGTTGTGCGCGGTGCCCGTCTCGGCGAAAAGCGCCAAGCTGGACAGCCTGCGCGTGCTCCATGGCGGTCAGGTGTCGGTCCACGGATTCGCGGAGGACGGCGGCACCGTGGTGGCGGTGGTCGCGACGACGGAGACCGCGGGCGAGGTCGTGCTACTCGGGGAAGCGGGGCCCCGCGTGCTCACCGACTACGCGAAGACGGTGCGAGAGAGGGGCCTTTGCCGGGTCGAGGAGCTGAACACCACAGCTGGGGACGGCTATTCGGTGCACGGATGGTTGGTGCTGCCCCAGGGCGAAGGGCCGCATCCGGTGCTTCGGGTGGTGCACGGCGGGCCGTTCACCCAGCAGGGATGGGCGGTGTTCGACGAAGCCCAGGTGTACGCCTCGGCCGGCTACGCGGTGGTGCTCGGCAACCCGCGCGGGTCGGCGGGCTACGGGCAGGCGCACGGGCGCGCGATCGTGCGCGACATGGGCACGGTGGACGTCGATGACGTGCTCGCGCTGCTGGACAAGGCACTCGAACGGCCGGACATCGACTCGTCCCGCGCTGGTGTCATGGGTGGTTCCTACGGTGGGTTCATGACCAGCTGGCTCGCCGCGAAGCACCCCGAGCGGTTCCGCGCCGCGTGGAGTGAGCGTGCCGTGAACGCCTGGGACTCCTTCGCGGGCAGCTCGGACATCGGCTACTTCTTCGCCGAGGCCTACGTCGGCACCGACCCGGAGGAACAGCGCAGGCGCAGCCCGCTCAGCTACGCCGCCGACGTGCGGATCCCCTTCGCCGTGGTGCATTCCGAACAGGACTGGCGCTGCCCGCTGGAACAGGCGCAGCGGATGTTCGTCGCGCTGCGCCGGGCGGGTGCCGACGCGGAGTTCCTGCTCTTCCCGGGCGAGGGCCACGAGCTGACCCGTTCGGGCCGCCCGCGGCACCGCGTGCAGCGGCTCGCCGCGGTGCTGGACTGGTGGGCACGCCACCTCAGCTGA
- a CDS encoding FGGY-family carbohydrate kinase produces MQPGPLLGIDIGTSSAKGVLVGVDGTVLARASRPHTTSRPRPGWFEHDAETVWWAGFTALVRELLAAADTPPAGLAVSGIGPVLLPADEAGRPLRPAILYGVDTRAGAEIAELTAELGADSIVERCGSALSSQAVGPKWRWLYRREPEVAARARQFLMASSYLVQRLTGEYVLDHHSASQCDPMYDLRAGDWAADWSALVAPGVSLPRLAWPTEVAGTVTAEAAARTGLPAGLPVTCGTIDAWAEAASAGVREPGDTMVMYGTTMFLIRETAAPRPVSGLWATRGVFPGSHSLAAGMATSGAITDWLRELFDGDFARLVAAAGAVPAGSRGLLMLPYFAGERTPVPDPDARGVLAGLTTGHGRAELYRAALEGTAYGVRHNLEAMGGPARRLVAVGGGTQGRVWTGIVSDVTRTDQYLPSETVGAAFGDAFLAAVAVGLEPDIEAWNPVAEVIRPDPARADTYDEFYAHYRALYPATVDTAHFLARHQNRAVDQEK; encoded by the coding sequence GTGCAACCGGGCCCGCTGCTCGGCATCGACATCGGCACGTCCAGTGCCAAGGGCGTCCTGGTGGGCGTGGACGGCACTGTACTGGCGCGCGCGAGCCGTCCGCACACCACCTCCCGCCCCCGTCCCGGCTGGTTCGAACACGACGCGGAAACGGTGTGGTGGGCCGGATTCACCGCGCTGGTCCGGGAGCTGCTCGCGGCCGCGGACACCCCGCCCGCAGGGCTCGCGGTGAGCGGCATCGGCCCGGTGCTGCTGCCCGCCGACGAAGCCGGGCGGCCATTGCGCCCGGCCATCCTCTACGGCGTGGACACCCGGGCCGGCGCGGAGATCGCGGAGCTCACCGCGGAACTGGGTGCGGACTCCATTGTGGAGCGCTGCGGCAGTGCGCTGTCCAGTCAGGCGGTGGGCCCGAAATGGCGCTGGCTGTACCGGCGCGAACCCGAGGTGGCCGCGCGCGCCCGGCAGTTCCTGATGGCGAGTTCGTACCTGGTCCAGCGGCTCACCGGCGAGTACGTGCTCGACCACCATTCGGCGAGCCAGTGCGATCCGATGTACGACCTGCGAGCCGGGGACTGGGCCGCCGACTGGTCCGCCCTCGTCGCGCCGGGTGTTTCGCTGCCCCGGCTGGCCTGGCCGACCGAGGTGGCCGGCACGGTCACCGCCGAGGCCGCCGCGCGGACCGGCCTGCCCGCCGGTCTTCCGGTCACCTGCGGCACGATCGACGCCTGGGCCGAGGCGGCCAGCGCCGGCGTGCGGGAGCCGGGCGACACGATGGTCATGTACGGCACCACCATGTTCCTCATCCGGGAGACGGCCGCACCGCGTCCGGTGTCCGGGCTCTGGGCGACGCGGGGGGTGTTCCCCGGCAGTCATTCCCTGGCTGCCGGGATGGCCACCTCGGGCGCGATCACCGACTGGCTGCGCGAACTGTTCGACGGGGATTTCGCCCGGCTGGTGGCCGCGGCCGGCGCGGTCCCGGCCGGCAGCCGCGGGCTGCTGATGCTGCCGTATTTCGCGGGGGAGCGCACACCCGTCCCGGACCCGGACGCGCGTGGGGTGCTCGCCGGGCTGACCACCGGGCACGGCCGGGCCGAGCTGTACCGCGCGGCTCTCGAGGGCACTGCCTACGGGGTCCGGCACAACCTGGAGGCCATGGGCGGCCCGGCGCGGCGGCTGGTGGCGGTGGGCGGCGGCACCCAGGGCCGGGTGTGGACGGGCATCGTGAGCGACGTGACCCGCACCGACCAGTACCTGCCCAGCGAAACGGTCGGCGCGGCCTTCGGCGACGCGTTCCTGGCCGCTGTCGCGGTGGGGCTGGAGCCGGACATCGAAGCCTGGAACCCGGTCGCCGAGGTGATCCGCCCCGACCCGGCCCGCGCGGACACCTACGACGAGTTCTACGCGCACTACCGGGCCCTGTACCCGGCCACTGTGGACACTGCGCATTTCCTTGCCCGGCACCAGAACCGGGCCGTGGATCAGGAGAAGTAG